A single region of the Brassica rapa cultivar Chiifu-401-42 chromosome A03, CAAS_Brap_v3.01, whole genome shotgun sequence genome encodes:
- the LOC108871199 gene encoding LOW QUALITY PROTEIN: F-box/kelch-repeat protein At5g39560 (The sequence of the model RefSeq protein was modified relative to this genomic sequence to represent the inferred CDS: deleted 1 base in 1 codon; substituted 1 base at 1 genomic stop codon), whose product MNSDDEIAENILARVSSCKYPSLSLVSKRFHSLLSSPQLYKTRSHIRTTEPCLYLCPKYSEDRPPKWFTLWMKPVDETLTDSRCNYPSLSLVSKRFHSLLSSPQLYKTRSHIRTTEPCLYLCPKYSEDRPPKWFTLWMKPVDETLTDHDDNHRLPHDDHNHRLPQDDYSLFPVPSPSNSILEPFYTSVAVGSELYIIGGTYNAPSSAVRILDCQTHIELGCGSNPLLPHNFAGNLRDPRMLMPRWYWTHANAFLLDEKIYVMGRWGSDESQHNWMEVLDITTQTWRHLRIHGVDKFDSNWFVTNVFEGKMYAIAEKKSYAYDTQESRWEVVETHKNFRFINDWCVIEDVMYCYTHSGYCMWYDSKAGDLIDIQALRMHRTSSLVWSXVLKVRNLGGKLLVMWILESERNKREPEGRIWCAKIALEKRESEVWGKIEWANSVSESRLFSSCIVLI is encoded by the exons ATGAACAGCGATGATGAAATCGCTGAGAACATTCTTGCTCGGGTCTCTAGCTGCAAGTACCCtagtctctctctagtctccaAGAGATTCCACTCCCTCCTCTCTTCTCCCCAACTGTACAAGACACGATCTCACATCAGAACCACCGAACCATGTCTCTATCTCTGTCCAAAATATTCTGAGGACCGACCTCCTAAATGGTTCACTCTGTGGATGAAACCTGTTGATGAAACCCTAACCGAC TCTAGATGCAACTACCCtagtctctctctagtctccaAGAGATTCCACTCCCTCCTCTCTTCTCCCCAACTGTACAAGACACGATCTCACATCAGAACCACCGAACCATGTCTCTATCTCTGTCCAAAATATTCTGAGGACCGACCTCCTAAATGGTTCACTCTGTGGATGAAACCTGTTGATGAAACCCTAACCGACCACGACGACAATCATCGTCTTCCACATGACGACCACAATCATCGTCTCCCACAAGACGACTATTCGTTGTTTCCGGTACCTTCTCCTTCTAATTCTATTCTAGAACCATTTTATACCTCAGTAGCTGTTGGTTCCGAACTCTACATAATCGGTGGAACTTACAATGCGCCATCTTCAGCTGTCCGTATTCTTGATTGTCAGACGCACATAGAGCTAGGTTGCGGGTCAAACCCGCTCC TCCCGCATAATTTTGCGGGTAACTTGCGGGACCCGcg TATGTTGATGCCTAGGTGGTATTGGACGCATGCCAATGCGTTTTTACTCGATGAGAAAATATATGTGATGGGACGTTGGGGGAGCGACGAGTCTCAGCATAATTGGATGGAAGTGTTGGACATAACAACTCAGACTTGGAGACACCTGCGGATCCATGGAGTCGACAAGTTTGACAGCAATTGGTTTGTGACTAATGTGTTTGAAGGAAAGATGTACGCAATTGCTGAAAAGAAGAGCTATGCTTATGACACACAAGAAAGTAGGTGGGAAGTTGTGGAGACACACAAGAACTTCAGATTTATAAATGATTGGTGTGTGATTGAGGATGTAATGTATTGTTATACACACTCCGGTTATTGCATGTGGTATGACTCCAAAGCTGGAGACTTGATAGATATCCAAGCATTGCGCATGCATAGAACAAGTAGCTTAGTATGGTCATGAGTGCTTAAAGTACGCAACCTTGGTGGGAAACTTCTAGTTATGTGGATCCTTGAGTCCGAAAGAAACAAACGAGAACCTGAAGGGAGAATATGGTGCGCGAAGATTGCATTAGAGAAGCGTGAAAGTGAAGTCTGGGGTAAGATAGAATGGGCTAATAGTGTCTCCGAGTCGCGTTTGTTCTCGAGTTGTATAGTCTTGATTTGA